The Kineothrix sp. IPX-CK genomic interval TATTACAAACGCAAATTCCCGCTCTGACCATACAGCCTCTCGTAGAAAACTGTGTGAAACACAGCTGTGAAGAAACGCGTACCCCTATGCATATCCGTATCCATGCATATCGTAATAACAACATGCTTCTAATTACTGTTTCAGACAACGGATTGGGAATTGCTCCTGATAAATTAGAAGAACTCCGGCAAAATTTTGCATCAGATAATGATGCGAGGGACAATCATCAGACCATCGACAACAGTATCGGCCTATTAAATGTCCAAAGAAGACTGAAAATCAAGTTTGGGACTTCCTCTCAGATTTTCCTTAATTCAATTTTGGGAGAAGGAACGACTATTACAGTGTCTATTCCGCTTGACGGAAAGGAGGAAAAAGACTTTGTATAATATTCTGATTGTAGATGATGAGCAATTGATGCGTTCTTATCTTGCTAACAATATAACGGCCATCTGTCCTTCTTATCAGATAACAGGAATTGCCTGCGACGGCATTGAAGCTATGGATCTTTTAAAACACCGTCACTTTGATTTGGTCATCACGGATATCCGTATGCCGGCCATGGACGGATTAAGCTTGTGCAAATTTATCTATGAAACCGCACCTGAAACAAAAATAGTAATTATATCCGGCTATAATGATTTCGAATATGCGCGTACCGCCATTAAATACCAGGTAACAGAATATCTTTTAAAGCCGCTTAATGACGATAACCTTTATGACGTATTGATGAATGTCAAAGAATCCCTTGACGGCAATCAGAAAAACTTGATGCCGATATCCTCCGGACAAGATAAAGAAATGACATCTTTAGATGTTTTTTCTGCGTTTCTTTTGAGCATCATTGAAGGAAATACCAATCAAGTATATACGCTTTATGAAGCAATAGAAGACAGATCGCTTAATTTTATGAAGCAGTATGCTTGTCTTGTCTTATTTACAATTGATGAATTAAACCTCATGCTTCTTCACGAAAACAATTATGATCTGACCACCCATCATCTGAAGTTATACAAAATCTGTCAGTCATTTTGTATTGAAAATAATATTGTATCCGTCTATGACAATCACTCCTGCGTTCTGCTTTTTTTTAGCGAAGATACACTTTCGGCATTACAAGAGAGCATTACAAAAATCTGTTGTGATTTACAGGACGAATTCGCTTCCAACAAGCTTCCCAAAATTACAATTGCGTGCGGAAAATACTTTTCGGATATTATGGACGCCCCACTCTCTGCGATGAGTGCTTATGACACGCTGGCGCTTACATTAAAGAATTTTTCCAATCCTATCTTTTATGAGAGTTATTTGGAAGAAGAAGGCTTTATTAATCAGCTCAATCAGATTTCTTCAAAAATATATGAAGATTATCTTAAAAATGACACAGAGCATTTATACTTCAGTATACAGAGCTTCTGCAACTTGTTTAAAAAGCCGATAACACTCTCTACAATGCTGCGGAGTGGTTCTTATCTTATTCGCTATATATGCAGCCGTTCTAATATCAAAGCTCATTATATCAATGGGGCTTATAAAGAACTGACAATGCATGTAGAACAGCTCATGCCGCATTCAGAATATCGAAAAGATGATATCTTCAACGCTTTATGCCATACCGTATCCCGGTTGAATTCTCCTAATAACAGAAGAATGCTGTCCGAAACTAACCAGATTGTAAATCTTGCAACAAATTATATCTTAAAACATTATGACGAACCGCTGAGCCTTTCCCTCATTGCAGATGAAATCGGTGTGAACAGTTGTTATCTAAGTGACTTGATTCATAAAAACCTTGGACAGTCTTATTCTAAGTATTTGTTAAAAATACGCATGGAACAAGCTGTACAAATGATGCGGCAAAATCCCGGCGATAAGGTATATTCCATTGCAGAAAAGGTGGGATTTGTCAGTACAAAGCACTTCATTTCTGTATTCAAGAGATATTATGGACTGACCCCGACTGCTTATATGGAACAATCTCTTACTCGGTCATTCCCATTTCATACATGAATTAAGTCCATTAACATTCATAAGCAAAACACTTCTAAAGAAAAGGAACGCCCATTCTTTAGAAGTGTTTTTTATGTTCTATATCCAGGAAACACAGTTAAACTCATTTGTCAACCTTAAACAACGAAACTCGTCAAAATGTTCTGCCGTGAACTTCTTGTACCACTATTTTTACATCTAATATAAATATTTTTATATCAGAAAAGTTATTATATAAAACAAAAGGAAACTCATAGATTTTTAATTGTTATTTTTTTAACAAATCTATTTACAAATACCTTTTTTTCTGTTATATTCATCACATAACCGTTTTGTTAATTTTTTAACAATTAAAAAGGAGGATATCTATGTCTAATAAATTACAGCAACCCACCCCCAAGGAGCATGTCGATCAATTAGTGAAAAACGCAATCGGTGCACTAAATGATTTCTTGTCCCTGGATCAAGAGACAGTTGATAATATAGTTCATGAGATGGCTCTTGCCGGACTCGCAAAGCAACAGGTACTTGCTAAAATGGCAATAGAAGAAACCGGAAAAGGAATCTACGAAGATAAGATTACAAAAAATATTTTTGCAACAGAATATGTATGGCATTCTATCAAATATCAAAAAACAGTTGGTATTATTGAAGATAATGAAGAAGAGGATTACATGATCGTGGCTGAGCCGGTAGGTATCGTTGCCGGTGTTACTCCTGTTACAAACCCCACCTCCACTACCATGTTCAAATGCTTAACTTGTATAAAGACCAGAAACCCGATTATTTTTGGTTTCCACCCCAGTTCCCAGCAATGCTCCAAGGAAGCCGCAAAAACCTTATATGAGGCAGCTGTCAAGGCCGGTGCTCCCAAAAACTGTATACAATGGATCGAATATCCTTCCATCGATGCTACCAGAGAACTAATGAATCATCCCGATATATCTATGATTCTGGCTACCGGAGGATCCGGAATGGTTAAGCAGGCTTATTCCTGCGGAAAGCCCGCCCTTGGTGTAGGTCCTGGCAATGTTCCCTGCTTTATTGAAAAAACCGCCAACTTAAAGCGTGCCGTAAATGATCTGATATTATCTAAATCCTTTGATCACGGCATGATCTGTGCTTCCGAACAGGCGGTAATTATCGAGGCTCCCGTATATGATGAAGTTGTGGATCTGATGAAGAAGGATGGCTGCTACTTCGCCACCAAAGAAGAGATTAAGCTCCTGGAGCCCGTGGTAATCAATAAAGCAACCGGTGCCGTTAATCCTGACATTGTTGGGAAATCACCGTTCGATATTGCAGCGCTGGCCGGAATCAGCATTCCTGTAAACGCCAAGATCTTATGTACGGAGTTAGACGGAGTTGGTCCGCAGTACCCTTTGTCCAAAGAAAAGCTTTCCCCCGTACTCGCAGTACTTAAAGCTCAGAATCTGGAGAAGGGTCTCCAGCTTTGTGAGAAGATGATCGCACTTGGCGGCCTGGGCCATTCCTCTGTCATCCATTCCAATAATGATGATGTCATTAAGACCTTCTCTTCTCGAATGAGAACCGGCCGTATCCTCGTAAATTCACCTTCCACACATGGTGCGATCGGTGATCTATATAATACAAATATGCCTTCTCTTACCTTAGGCTGCGGCTCTTACGGCGGTAACTCCACTACCCATAACGTATCCGCTGTCGATCTGGTAAACTATAAACGCGTAGCAAAGAGGAGGAATAATATGCAATGGTTTAAGGTACCCAGTAAAATATATTTTGAGTCCGGTTCAACCGCATATTTATCAAAAATGCCTGACATAACAAAGGCATTTATCGTAACTGACCCGTCTATGACCCAATTGGGCTATGTCAGCAAGGTATTATATCAATTAAGAAAGCGTCCCGATTATGTACACAGTGAGATTTTCGACCAGGTTGAGCCTGATCCGAGCCTTAATACTATCTTAAAAGGCGTAGAGGAAATGAATAAGTTCAAGCCCGACGTAATTATTGCACTGGGCGGCGGTTCCGCTATTGATGCAGCTAAGGGCATGTGGTTATTCTATGAAGATCCGACTGCAGATTTCAAGAATATGTCCTTGAAGTTTTTAGATATCCGTAAACGTACCTATAAATTCCCTGCCTTAGGTAAGAAGGCACAATTTGTAGCAATTCCGACTACTTCCGGAACAGGATCGGAGGTCACCTCCTTTGCTGTTATTTCGGATAAACAGGAAAATAAGAAATATCCTCTGGCAGATTATGAGTTGACACCTGATATTGCAATTATAGACCCTGACTTTGTTATGACCGTCCCCAAGAAATCAACCGCCTGGACCGGTATGGATGTACTTACCCATGCAATTGAGGCATATATCTCAGTGATAGCATCCGATTATACCGATGCACTGGCAATTCATGCAATTGATTTAGTATTCAAGTATCTAAGAGAGTCTTATGACAAGGGGGCACAGAGTCCTATCGCACGCGAGAAGATGCATAATGCTTCAACTATTGCCGGTATGGCATTTACCAATGCCTTCCTTGGAATTAACCATTCTCTGGCTCATAAACTGGGCGGCGAGTATCATATTCCTCACGGTTGTGCAAATGCAATTTTATTGCCCCATGTAATACGATACAATGGTGTTGATTGCCCCACTAAGGTTACATCCTTCCCGAAATATGAAAGTTATATCGTAGGTGATAAGATTTTTGAATTGATGAAAAAATTAGGAAGGAATCCGAAAAATAACGCTGAAGCCGTAGAAATGCTGGCAAAAGAAGTGGAAGATCTCAATAAGCATTTGGAAATTCCTAATAACTTAAAA includes:
- a CDS encoding response regulator transcription factor: MYNILIVDDEQLMRSYLANNITAICPSYQITGIACDGIEAMDLLKHRHFDLVITDIRMPAMDGLSLCKFIYETAPETKIVIISGYNDFEYARTAIKYQVTEYLLKPLNDDNLYDVLMNVKESLDGNQKNLMPISSGQDKEMTSLDVFSAFLLSIIEGNTNQVYTLYEAIEDRSLNFMKQYACLVLFTIDELNLMLLHENNYDLTTHHLKLYKICQSFCIENNIVSVYDNHSCVLLFFSEDTLSALQESITKICCDLQDEFASNKLPKITIACGKYFSDIMDAPLSAMSAYDTLALTLKNFSNPIFYESYLEEEGFINQLNQISSKIYEDYLKNDTEHLYFSIQSFCNLFKKPITLSTMLRSGSYLIRYICSRSNIKAHYINGAYKELTMHVEQLMPHSEYRKDDIFNALCHTVSRLNSPNNRRMLSETNQIVNLATNYILKHYDEPLSLSLIADEIGVNSCYLSDLIHKNLGQSYSKYLLKIRMEQAVQMMRQNPGDKVYSIAEKVGFVSTKHFISVFKRYYGLTPTAYMEQSLTRSFPFHT
- the adhE gene encoding bifunctional acetaldehyde-CoA/alcohol dehydrogenase — encoded protein: MSNKLQQPTPKEHVDQLVKNAIGALNDFLSLDQETVDNIVHEMALAGLAKQQVLAKMAIEETGKGIYEDKITKNIFATEYVWHSIKYQKTVGIIEDNEEEDYMIVAEPVGIVAGVTPVTNPTSTTMFKCLTCIKTRNPIIFGFHPSSQQCSKEAAKTLYEAAVKAGAPKNCIQWIEYPSIDATRELMNHPDISMILATGGSGMVKQAYSCGKPALGVGPGNVPCFIEKTANLKRAVNDLILSKSFDHGMICASEQAVIIEAPVYDEVVDLMKKDGCYFATKEEIKLLEPVVINKATGAVNPDIVGKSPFDIAALAGISIPVNAKILCTELDGVGPQYPLSKEKLSPVLAVLKAQNLEKGLQLCEKMIALGGLGHSSVIHSNNDDVIKTFSSRMRTGRILVNSPSTHGAIGDLYNTNMPSLTLGCGSYGGNSTTHNVSAVDLVNYKRVAKRRNNMQWFKVPSKIYFESGSTAYLSKMPDITKAFIVTDPSMTQLGYVSKVLYQLRKRPDYVHSEIFDQVEPDPSLNTILKGVEEMNKFKPDVIIALGGGSAIDAAKGMWLFYEDPTADFKNMSLKFLDIRKRTYKFPALGKKAQFVAIPTTSGTGSEVTSFAVISDKQENKKYPLADYELTPDIAIIDPDFVMTVPKKSTAWTGMDVLTHAIEAYISVIASDYTDALAIHAIDLVFKYLRESYDKGAQSPIAREKMHNASTIAGMAFTNAFLGINHSLAHKLGGEYHIPHGCANAILLPHVIRYNGVDCPTKVTSFPKYESYIVGDKIFELMKKLGRNPKNNAEAVEMLAKEVEDLNKHLEIPNNLKEYGIDEKDFLYKLSGLADLAFGDQCTTANPRLPLVSELEDLYLLAYYGKGNIPEKEK